The Enterobacter huaxiensis sequence CGGCCCATCGTTTAGCTGCATGTACTGGCTGGCATACGGCATGTTTTGCAGTTCGTCATCGGTCAGATGTACGCCCGGCGTGCCGAACATACTGTCCCACAGGGAATTTCCCAGCCCTTTGGTGGTGGCTGAGCACGCCTGCAACAGCAGGCAAATCAGGATGATTGCAGGTCGCTTCACGACTCTTCTCCGAAGGGGCGAAATAACCACACCGAAGTGTGGTTATGATTAAAACACCCGGTATTACTGGGTGCTGGTCGTCGTGGTGGTCGTGGTTCCGGTATTGGAACCATCACCGCCACCGGTTGCCGCCAGCGCGACACCCACGGCTGAACTTACGGTGCTGGTGCTGGCCGCGGTAGAACTCCCCGCAGACGCAGACGTAGCTGCCGAACCTGCCGCTTCCCCGACCTGAACCGGAGCTGCATAAACAGACGACGCCGCAAGCGCAGATATGGCAAAAATGCCATACAGTACTTTCTTCATAACAATTTCCCTTCAATGAATGAATGGAGATTTGCCCAAAAAGAATTTCAGGCGGAATCGAGTATACACAACTAAAGCAGAGGGATTGCCGTACGGGTAAATAGGGGGGAGGTTTTCAGACTAATGGATAAAATTGAAATGTAAGAATAAAAAATTAAATATATAATCATTAAAAATCATACATATATAATTAACTCTTAATAAGTGCCTTATCCGTATATTCCTAAAATAAACCGCAGTGATTAGCGGGTTAACCGTGTTTTTCAGATTAAACTCATGACGAGAATTTGAGTTAACTAACAGACATCAGGAATTATCCGATAAAAAAATGCCGGCATATCGCCGGCATTGTTCATGACATATTAATTACGCACGCCATGCTTTATAACGATTAATCAAACCGTTTGTAGAGCTGTCGTGGCTGTCGATCGCTTTATCGTCACCCAGCTCTGGCAGAATGCGGTTTGCCAGCTGTTTACCCAGCTCAACGCCCCACTGGTCAAAGGTGAAGATGTTCAGGATGGCACCCTGAGTGAAGATCTTGTGCTCGTACAGGGCGATCAGCGCACCCAGGCTGAACGGCGTGATTTCGCGCAGCAGGATGGAGTTGGTTGGACGGTTGCCTTCGAACACTTTGAACGGCACAACGTGGTCCAGCGTGGCCGGATCTTTACCCTGGTCACGGTATTCCTGCTCAACCACTTCGCGGGATTTACCGAACGCCAGCGCTTCGGTCTGCGCGAAGAAGTTAGACAGCAGCTTCGGATGGTGATCGGACAATGCGTTGTGCGTGATAGCCGGCGCGATGAAATCGCACGGTACCATTTTG is a genomic window containing:
- the yjbE gene encoding exopolysaccharide production protein YjbE, whose translation is MKKVLYGIFAISALAASSVYAAPVQVGEAAGSAATSASAGSSTAASTSTVSSAVGVALAATGGGDGSNTGTTTTTTTSTQ